Proteins encoded by one window of Synechococcus sp. MVIR-18-1:
- the secD gene encoding protein translocase subunit SecD, translating to MARQQGWFALILALAIAAGSVLISPGFPLELGLDLRGGSQLTLEVQPSGEITKVKPEQLEAVKAVLDRRVNGLGVAESTLQTVGDNQLVLQLPGETDPTRAAEVLGSTALLEFRAQKPGTDEELRGLMQLRAQLESVLELNKSKDNSDSGDQNDGPSPEQLAKAQKELGLEGTADSEQEQLEQLLARANEEIVDRFEPAGLTGKDLVTAGRQQQQNGSSWEVTLTFNREGGDKFAELTRSIAGTGRLLGIVLDGSSISEAGVGEQFKAAGITGGSAVITGNFTAEEARDLEVKIRGGSLPLPVEILEVRTIGPSLGAENVRRSLIAALAGLVLVAIFMLLVYRLAGVVAVLALSLYALFNLAAYELIGVTLTLPGTAGFILSIGMAVDANVLIFERIKDELRRGNTLIRSIETGFSQAFSSIVDGHITTLISCAALFFLGTGLVKGFAATLGIGVLLSLFTALTCTRTLLRFLMSYQSLRRPTNFLPARQLPSSAV from the coding sequence ATGGCCCGTCAACAAGGGTGGTTCGCCCTCATCCTCGCTCTGGCCATCGCTGCCGGATCTGTCCTTATCAGTCCCGGTTTTCCTCTAGAGCTTGGCTTAGATCTCCGTGGTGGGAGTCAACTCACTTTGGAAGTGCAGCCCTCCGGTGAAATCACCAAAGTGAAACCCGAGCAGCTGGAAGCCGTGAAGGCCGTGCTGGATCGCCGCGTCAACGGCTTGGGTGTGGCCGAGTCGACTCTCCAAACCGTTGGAGACAATCAATTGGTTTTACAACTTCCTGGAGAAACTGATCCCACCCGAGCAGCTGAAGTTCTTGGAAGTACAGCGTTGCTTGAGTTCAGAGCGCAGAAACCTGGCACTGATGAGGAATTGCGTGGATTGATGCAGTTAAGAGCTCAATTGGAAAGCGTGCTGGAGTTGAACAAAAGCAAGGACAACTCTGATTCAGGCGATCAAAACGATGGCCCCTCCCCTGAGCAGTTAGCCAAGGCCCAAAAAGAGTTGGGTCTTGAAGGAACTGCTGATTCTGAACAAGAGCAGCTGGAACAACTCCTGGCTCGTGCCAACGAAGAAATTGTGGATCGGTTCGAGCCGGCGGGCCTCACCGGTAAGGATCTCGTCACTGCTGGGCGTCAACAGCAGCAAAACGGCAGTAGCTGGGAAGTGACGCTCACTTTCAATCGAGAGGGTGGTGACAAATTTGCAGAGCTCACCCGCTCAATCGCAGGCACCGGGCGTCTGCTCGGAATCGTGCTTGATGGGTCCTCAATTAGCGAAGCGGGCGTGGGTGAGCAGTTCAAAGCCGCTGGCATTACAGGAGGCTCCGCTGTTATCACTGGAAACTTCACCGCAGAAGAGGCTCGCGACCTAGAAGTCAAAATTCGCGGAGGTTCCCTCCCTTTGCCGGTAGAAATCCTTGAGGTGCGCACGATTGGACCCAGTCTTGGCGCTGAAAATGTGCGTCGCAGCCTGATCGCCGCACTTGCGGGTTTGGTGTTGGTCGCCATTTTCATGCTGCTCGTTTATCGACTTGCAGGTGTCGTGGCTGTGCTGGCACTCAGTCTTTACGCCCTGTTCAACCTGGCGGCCTATGAGCTGATCGGAGTGACCCTTACATTGCCTGGAACGGCCGGATTCATCCTCAGTATTGGTATGGCAGTGGATGCCAACGTGTTGATCTTTGAGCGCATCAAAGACGAATTACGTCGAGGCAACACCTTGATCCGATCGATCGAAACAGGCTTCTCTCAAGCTTTCTCCTCGATCGTTGATGGTCACATCACCACGCTGATTAGTTGCGCTGCGCTGTTTTTCCTCGGGACGGGCTTGGTGAAAGGTTTTGCAGCAACGCTTGGAATCGGTGTTCTGCTCAGTTTGTTCACGGCACTGACCTGCACGCGCACGCTCTTGCGCTTCTTGATGAGCTACCAATCGCTGCGCCGTCCAACCAATTTTCTGCCCGCAAGGCAGCTGCCTTCCTCCGCTGTTTGA
- a CDS encoding pyruvate dehydrogenase complex E1 component subunit beta — MAGTLLFNALREAIDEEMARDPHVCVMGEDVGQYGGSYKVTKDLYEKYGELRVLDTPIAENSFTGMAVGAAMTGLRPIVEGMNMGFLLLAFNQISNNMGMLRYTSGGNFTIPTVVRGPGGVGRQLGAEHSQRLEAYFHAVPGIKIVACSTPTNAKGLMKAAIRDNNPVLFFEHVLLYNLTEELPDGDYICALDQADLVQEGSDVTILTYSRMRHHCLKAVEQLEADGISVELIDLISLKPFDMATIAKSIRKTHRVIVVEECMKTGGIGAELIALITEHCFDDLDARPIRLSSQDIPTPYNGNLENLTIIQPHQIVETAQAIVRKGL, encoded by the coding sequence GTGGCAGGGACTCTTCTCTTCAACGCACTTCGTGAGGCCATCGACGAGGAGATGGCCCGAGACCCCCACGTTTGCGTGATGGGTGAAGACGTCGGTCAATACGGCGGCTCTTACAAGGTCACAAAGGACCTTTACGAGAAATACGGTGAGTTGCGTGTGCTCGACACGCCAATTGCTGAAAACAGTTTCACGGGCATGGCTGTTGGTGCAGCCATGACAGGCCTGAGGCCAATCGTGGAAGGCATGAACATGGGCTTCCTACTTTTGGCGTTCAATCAGATCTCCAACAACATGGGGATGCTGCGTTACACAAGTGGCGGCAATTTCACGATTCCCACAGTGGTGCGTGGACCAGGCGGTGTGGGCCGTCAGCTGGGAGCAGAACATAGTCAGCGCCTTGAGGCCTATTTCCATGCCGTCCCTGGCATCAAGATTGTGGCTTGCAGCACGCCTACCAATGCCAAGGGGCTGATGAAGGCTGCGATCCGCGACAACAACCCTGTGCTCTTCTTTGAGCACGTGTTGCTCTACAACCTCACAGAAGAATTGCCAGATGGTGATTACATCTGTGCTTTAGATCAAGCCGATCTAGTGCAAGAAGGCAGCGACGTCACGATCCTGACTTACTCACGCATGCGCCACCATTGCTTGAAAGCGGTGGAGCAGCTGGAAGCGGATGGCATCAGTGTTGAGTTGATCGACCTGATCAGTCTTAAGCCGTTCGATATGGCAACAATTGCCAAATCGATCCGGAAGACCCATCGCGTGATCGTGGTGGAGGAGTGCATGAAAACAGGCGGAATCGGTGCTGAATTGATTGCCCTGATCACGGAGCACTGCTTCGACGATCTCGATGCCCGGCCAATTCGCTTGTCCAGCCAGGACATTCCCACGCCGTACAACGGCAATCTTGAAAATCTGACGATTATCCAGCCCCATCAAATCGTGGAAACGGCCCAGGCCATCGTGCGCAAGGGGCTCTGA
- a CDS encoding DUF3082 domain-containing protein translates to MTSNDSQTPEAPSERKKGPISFLSGSLTSLMLSWLSLGLSKGMVAYFAKHPSTSSSAIAQSITSALKTLFTGMCFLATFSFAFIGVGLFLVFLRSLFTGKEADAV, encoded by the coding sequence ATGACCAGCAATGACAGCCAAACGCCAGAGGCACCTTCAGAACGCAAGAAGGGGCCAATCAGTTTCCTTTCGGGCTCGTTGACAAGCTTGATGTTGAGCTGGCTCAGCCTGGGTCTAAGCAAAGGGATGGTGGCCTATTTCGCAAAGCATCCATCAACGTCCAGTTCTGCCATCGCTCAAAGCATCACCTCAGCGCTAAAGACGCTGTTTACCGGCATGTGTTTCCTGGCCACATTCAGCTTTGCTTTTATTGGTGTTGGCCTGTTTTTGGTGTTTCTTCGCAGTCTTTTCACAGGCAAAGAAGCTGATGCTGTCTAG
- the ispE gene encoding 4-(cytidine 5'-diphospho)-2-C-methyl-D-erythritol kinase has protein sequence MTATVRVTAPAKINLHLEVLGQRSDGFHELAMVMQSIDLADQLDCSNSADGLIQLSCDQPGLSCGSDNLVMRAAELLRQRSGFNELGAHLHLRKRIPIGAGLAGGSSDGAAALLALNTLWGLGHTEDSLRAMAAELGSDMPFCLAGGIQLCFGRGECLESVPAAAQSLGVVLVKDPSVSVSTPWAYGECRRLKGDHYLSGEKAFAQRRQDLRAASWLNPLRAAEPPPLRNDLQDVVAPQTASVQTSLRLLQNLPGQLRTAMSGSGPSCFALFPNRLDADQALNAARDSFVEAGLDAWSCSFVAHGAKLMP, from the coding sequence ATGACCGCCACCGTTCGCGTCACCGCTCCCGCCAAAATCAATCTTCATCTTGAGGTGCTCGGTCAGCGCTCGGATGGGTTTCATGAATTGGCGATGGTGATGCAAAGCATCGACCTCGCTGATCAACTGGACTGTTCGAACAGCGCTGATGGCTTGATTCAACTGAGCTGTGATCAGCCTGGACTCAGTTGCGGCAGCGACAATCTGGTGATGCGTGCCGCCGAACTGCTCCGGCAGCGGTCTGGTTTCAATGAGCTTGGCGCTCACCTGCATCTGCGCAAACGGATCCCCATTGGCGCTGGTCTTGCCGGAGGTTCGAGTGATGGTGCTGCAGCTCTTCTGGCGCTCAATACGCTCTGGGGGCTCGGACACACCGAGGACTCTTTACGAGCCATGGCCGCTGAACTTGGCTCCGATATGCCGTTTTGTCTTGCCGGTGGGATTCAGCTCTGCTTCGGTCGAGGCGAATGTCTGGAATCCGTCCCGGCTGCAGCGCAGTCTTTAGGGGTGGTGCTGGTGAAAGATCCCAGCGTCAGTGTTTCGACGCCCTGGGCCTATGGCGAGTGTCGTCGTCTCAAGGGCGACCACTATTTAAGTGGTGAAAAGGCTTTTGCACAACGGCGGCAGGATCTGCGTGCAGCGTCGTGGTTGAACCCCCTGCGAGCGGCTGAGCCACCGCCGCTTCGCAATGATTTGCAGGATGTTGTGGCACCTCAAACAGCCTCAGTGCAAACGTCACTGCGTTTGCTCCAAAATCTTCCCGGCCAACTGAGAACAGCGATGAGTGGTTCCGGCCCTAGCTGCTTCGCCCTATTCCCAAATCGCTTGGATGCTGATCAGGCTCTGAATGCAGCGCGTGATTCCTTCGTTGAGGCCGGTTTGGATGCATGGAGTTGTTCATTCGTGGCTCATGGCGCCAAGCTGATGCCATGA
- the rsmA gene encoding 16S rRNA (adenine(1518)-N(6)/adenine(1519)-N(6))-dimethyltransferase RsmA — MTFSGHTARKRFGQHWLINERVLDRIVEAAELEDGDRVLEVGPGRGALTDRLLASAAAAIHAVELDRDLVAGLQQTFGRHPKFSLREGDVLSVPLDLSDGVPADKVVANIPYNITGPLLDRLIGRLDRPVDPSYQRLVLLVQHEVAQRIRARPGHSNFSALSVRMQLLGRCSHVCPVPPRCFQPPPKVQSEVICIDPFPPELRPSAALARGVERLLKMAFLSRRKMLRNTLAPVCSPDHLQSLAEEAGISLQQRPQDVAPDAWVALAKGLNQLDSAA; from the coding sequence ATGACTTTTTCAGGGCACACGGCCCGCAAGCGTTTTGGCCAGCACTGGCTGATCAATGAGCGAGTGCTGGATCGAATCGTTGAGGCCGCCGAACTAGAAGACGGGGATCGCGTCCTTGAGGTGGGTCCCGGTCGCGGGGCTCTGACCGATCGTCTCCTGGCCTCAGCGGCAGCTGCGATCCATGCAGTGGAGCTTGACCGTGACCTCGTCGCTGGGCTTCAGCAGACCTTTGGACGCCATCCAAAGTTCTCCTTGCGTGAGGGAGATGTGTTGTCCGTTCCCTTGGACCTATCCGATGGGGTTCCTGCCGACAAAGTTGTGGCCAATATCCCTTACAACATCACCGGACCCCTACTAGATCGTTTGATCGGTCGTCTCGATCGTCCCGTCGATCCCTCGTATCAACGACTGGTTTTACTCGTTCAGCATGAGGTTGCTCAACGCATTCGTGCTCGTCCTGGGCATAGCAATTTCAGTGCTTTGAGTGTGCGCATGCAGCTATTGGGACGGTGCAGCCACGTCTGCCCAGTGCCCCCCCGCTGCTTTCAGCCACCCCCCAAAGTGCAGTCGGAGGTGATCTGCATCGATCCCTTTCCTCCTGAGCTGCGGCCCAGCGCTGCCTTAGCCCGTGGGGTGGAACGGTTGCTGAAGATGGCTTTCTTGAGCCGCCGCAAAATGCTGCGCAACACCCTGGCCCCGGTGTGTTCCCCAGACCACTTGCAATCGTTGGCAGAAGAGGCCGGCATCAGCCTTCAGCAACGACCCCAGGACGTGGCACCAGATGCCTGGGTTGCCTTAGCGAAAGGTTTGAATCAGTTGGACTCTGCTGCTTGA
- a CDS encoding uridine kinase, which translates to MAKVPVVCITGPSAVGKTSFTLALAQALGTIGLEVLVICCDDYYRHHWRPHPRFGFDTAAAIDIDALRAELDEVKHHTASSLRTYDMGTRDVARKPLNQSYQLVLLEGAYGPQELLDDGSITALFYLEAPLLLRMIRRLRRDQQERGRHPIQIIQHMLMHMIPGEWSFIRPLRSVSGLVITNPRQGQVAAIALIQALMTESSAR; encoded by the coding sequence ATGGCAAAGGTTCCTGTGGTTTGCATCACTGGCCCTTCCGCGGTTGGGAAAACCAGCTTCACCCTGGCCCTGGCACAAGCACTGGGCACTATTGGGCTTGAAGTGCTCGTGATCTGCTGCGATGACTACTACAGGCACCACTGGCGCCCTCACCCACGCTTTGGATTCGACACAGCGGCAGCTATCGACATCGACGCGTTGCGCGCTGAGCTGGATGAGGTCAAGCACCACACTGCAAGCAGCTTGCGCACCTACGACATGGGCACGCGTGATGTAGCGCGCAAACCGCTGAACCAGAGCTACCAGCTTGTCTTGCTCGAAGGAGCCTATGGACCGCAAGAGCTGCTCGACGATGGCTCGATCACAGCACTGTTTTATCTCGAAGCACCCTTGCTGCTGCGCATGATTCGACGGCTACGACGAGATCAACAAGAGCGCGGTCGTCATCCAATTCAGATCATCCAACACATGCTGATGCACATGATTCCTGGTGAATGGAGTTTTATCCGCCCACTGCGATCGGTCTCGGGGCTTGTCATCACCAACCCACGCCAGGGACAAGTGGCTGCGATTGCGCTCATCCAGGCCCTGATGACTGAATCATCAGCAAGGTGA
- a CDS encoding YraN family protein, with product MVESTLYCHTLLPHSQLQGAQAEHYAKEILLRHGWRLLEQNWSCRYGEIDLLLLKQSFLNNRILVVEVKARRRSGLDGWGLAAFHQAKRRRLARSVSCWQSANPWSETCYFEVVLALVALPVHRHCVRWIRIDGLDHMSR from the coding sequence ATGGTTGAGAGCACGTTGTACTGCCATACCTTGTTGCCTCACTCTCAACTGCAAGGAGCTCAAGCAGAGCACTATGCGAAAGAAATCTTGCTGCGTCATGGATGGCGCTTGCTGGAGCAGAACTGGAGCTGTCGGTATGGAGAAATTGATCTGCTTTTGTTGAAACAGTCTTTCCTGAACAATCGAATTTTGGTTGTTGAGGTGAAGGCGCGTCGCCGTTCAGGGTTGGATGGCTGGGGTCTCGCTGCATTTCATCAAGCCAAACGGAGGCGTCTGGCTCGCAGTGTGTCTTGCTGGCAATCCGCCAACCCCTGGAGTGAGACCTGCTATTTCGAAGTTGTGCTGGCTCTCGTCGCACTTCCAGTGCACAGACATTGCGTGCGTTGGATCCGCATCGACGGTCTCGATCACATGAGTCGGTGA
- a CDS encoding AAA family ATPase: MRIAISGTHSQGKSTFVHDWIKRHHHYIREEEPFRALHREGYDIRFRQESTRLHNGIQMYYNISRLMHYQQESDCVIFDRCPVDYIAYSQYTANHKTTDIDNDFVESLAARVRNSLQQLDLIIFLPITEHWPIAMENDGIRPIDLPYRDEVDSIFKQIYRDQRFSLMPSNHPPVLIELWGARDDRLDSLDQAIQDEKNKPIQKS, encoded by the coding sequence ATGCGCATTGCGATTAGTGGCACACATTCACAGGGAAAAAGCACATTCGTGCACGACTGGATTAAGCGACATCATCACTACATTCGCGAAGAAGAACCTTTTCGAGCATTGCATAGAGAAGGCTATGATATTCGCTTTCGCCAAGAAAGCACCAGACTTCACAACGGAATCCAGATGTATTACAACATAAGCAGATTGATGCATTACCAGCAGGAAAGTGACTGCGTTATTTTTGATCGCTGCCCAGTTGATTACATCGCATATTCACAATACACAGCCAATCATAAAACCACCGATATCGACAACGATTTTGTTGAATCACTAGCGGCAAGAGTGCGAAACTCTCTTCAACAACTTGATCTAATAATCTTCTTACCGATTACAGAGCATTGGCCAATTGCGATGGAAAATGACGGAATTCGTCCGATTGATCTCCCTTATCGCGACGAAGTTGATTCCATCTTTAAACAAATTTATAGGGATCAGCGGTTTTCTTTGATGCCAAGCAATCATCCACCAGTCTTGATTGAGCTTTGGGGCGCTAGAGACGATCGTCTAGACAGCTTGGATCAGGCGATTCAAGACGAAAAAAACAAACCGATCCAAAAGTCCTAG
- a CDS encoding pentapeptide repeat-containing protein, with protein MRLRLLAALMVLWVTLALPMQPAFAAMDYAKQVLIGADFANREMQGVTFNLTNLREADLSGSDLQGASLYGAKLQDANLSDTNLRDATLDSAVFDGTNLSNAVLEDAFAFNTRFINVTITGADFTNVPLRADALKVLCANAEGVNPVTGRDTRETLGCS; from the coding sequence ATGCGATTGCGCTTGTTGGCTGCGCTGATGGTTCTTTGGGTCACGCTGGCCCTGCCGATGCAACCGGCATTCGCAGCGATGGATTACGCCAAGCAGGTGTTGATCGGAGCCGATTTTGCTAATCGGGAGATGCAAGGTGTGACGTTTAACCTCACCAACCTTCGAGAAGCTGACCTCTCGGGGAGTGATTTGCAGGGTGCCAGCCTTTATGGGGCCAAACTTCAAGACGCCAATCTGAGCGACACCAATCTCCGTGACGCCACGCTTGATTCAGCGGTCTTTGATGGCACCAACCTCAGTAATGCAGTGTTGGAAGACGCGTTTGCATTCAACACGCGCTTCATCAACGTCACCATTACTGGCGCCGATTTCACCAATGTGCCTCTGCGCGCTGATGCGCTGAAAGTGTTGTGCGCCAACGCTGAGGGGGTGAACCCCGTCACCGGTCGAGACACGCGCGAAACCCTTGGCTGCTCATGA
- a CDS encoding 23S rRNA (pseudouridine(1915)-N(3))-methyltransferase RlmH, whose amino-acid sequence MNPSRCRIIAIGKVRKTWVQEGIELYRKRLPGLTIVELRDGNPEKEADLIRQTLRSDEWPVMLMEQGETLTSISFSERLRSLGSQRLAFVIGGADGLTAELKALAHWKLSLSPMTFPHELARLLLIEQLFRAQAIQQGSPYHRA is encoded by the coding sequence ATGAATCCATCTCGCTGCCGCATTATCGCCATCGGGAAAGTTCGAAAGACCTGGGTTCAGGAAGGAATCGAGCTCTATCGCAAACGCCTTCCTGGACTCACAATCGTTGAGTTGCGGGATGGAAATCCTGAGAAAGAGGCTGACTTGATTCGTCAAACGCTGCGAAGCGATGAATGGCCAGTGATGTTGATGGAACAGGGTGAAACCCTGACGTCGATCAGCTTTTCTGAGCGGCTCCGCAGCCTTGGATCGCAACGACTGGCCTTCGTGATTGGTGGTGCTGATGGATTAACAGCCGAGCTGAAAGCCCTGGCCCATTGGAAACTCAGCCTCTCACCGATGACATTCCCCCATGAGCTTGCAAGACTTCTCTTAATTGAACAATTGTTCAGAGCCCAAGCCATCCAGCAAGGGAGTCCCTATCACCGTGCCTAA